Below is a window of Cupriavidus sp. MP-37 DNA.
GGGACCGCATCGGCAGCGTCACATCCCGTTACAACTCCGCGGCGGCCCGGTTCGCGCAAAAGGTCGCGGCGGTCACGGCGGCTGCGCTACAGTGGCGCTTCGCCCGCGCGGCCGGGCCTGCAGTTGCCGGCCGGGCTTTGTCCGGAGGCAGCCGCGTGACGGGAGCAACGCTCGACCGACAATCCGCGGCGGCACCGGAGCGGGCAAGGATACCACTGGCGCACCCCCCTGTTTTTTGCTGCGCAACAATTGCCGGCGTGGGCTGGCGCGCGATTTGCGCCGTGCCGCGCCAGGGTTGCGGCACGCCGGTGCGGGTTCGCAAACGTTTCACAACAATACTGTCGGGCGGCGCGCGTCTCGGTGGGCGCGCGCACCAACTGGCACACAACGTCCCGAAGATAACCAGGGTTGCCGATGAAGATTGCCGTACTCGACGATTACCAGGATGCCGTGCGCAAGCTGCCTTGCTTCAGCCTGCTGGAGGGGCACGACGTCAAGGTGTTCAACAACACCGTCAAGGGCGTGGGCCAGCTGGCGGCGCGCCTGTCGGACGTGGAAGCCGTGGTGCTGATACGCGAACGCACCCGCATCACGCGCCAACTGCTGGAAAAACTGCCCAAACTTAAGCTGATCAGCCAGACCGGCCGGGTCGGCGCGGGGCCCGGCAGCCATATCGACCTCGATGCCGCCACCGACCGCGGCGTGGCGGTGCTGGAAGGCGTGGGCTCGCCGGTGGCGCCGGCGGAGCTGACCTGGGCCCTGATCATGGCCGCCCAGCGCCGCATTCCGCAGTACGTGGCCAGCCTGAAGCACGGCGCGTGGCAGCAGTCGGGGCTGAAATCGACCACGATGCCGCCCAATTTCGGCCTGGGCCAGGTGCTGCGCGGCCAGACCCTGGGGATCTGGGGCTACGGCAAGATCGGCCGGCTGCTGGCCGGCTATGGCCGCGCCTTCGGCATGAAGGTGCTGGTCTGGGGCCGCGAGGCGTCGCAGCAAGCCGCGCGCGCCGATGGCCTGGAGGTGGCGGCGTCCAAGGAGCAACTGTTCGCCGACAGCGATGTGCTGTCGCTGCACCTGCGCCTGAACGACGACACCCGCGGCATCGTCAAGCAGGCCGACCTGACGGCCATGAAGCCGACCGCGCTGTTCGTCAATACCAGCCGCGCCGAACTGCTGGAAGAAAACGCCCTGGTCACCGCGCTGAACCGCGGCCGCCCCGGCATGGCGGCGGTCGACGTGTTCGAATCCGAGCCGATCCTGCAGGGCCACGCGCTGCTGCGCATGGAAAACTGCATCTGCACGCCGCACCTGGGCTATGTGGAACGCGACAGCTACGAGCTGTATTTCCGCACGGCGTTCCAGAACATCCTCGATGTGCTGGACGGCAAGCACGACTGCATCGTCAATCCGAAGGCGCTGGCGCCGGTGCTGACGCGCTGAAGCGCTTCCATTACTGCGGGTTTGCTCCCCTCTCCCGCTCGCGGGAGAGGGGCCGGGGGAGAGGGCAGGCGCTGGCATACCGACGTGCGTCACGCCGTTGACGCTGCGGCCCTCTCCCCCACCCCTCTCCCACTTCGCGGGAGAGGGGAGCCCGGTTCGCATGGTGTTGGCTGCGGCTGGCGCCGATTTCCCCGCGAACGCGAATTTCCCGAAGCCGCTACACTCGGGACTTCCCTAACCGCCGGCTGCAATGGCCGCGGCAGCCCCTAAGAAAACAAGGCGCCCCCCGCGCCATTCCACTATCCAAGACCGGCATGGACCCCAGGCTCGTGACGCTCTGCGTCGGCAATTTCGTCATCGGCACCGGTGCCATGATCGTGACCGGCATGTTGAACGACATTGCCGGCGATTTCGGGCTGGGCGCGGCCAGCGCCGGGCAGCTGATCTCGGTGTTTGCGCTGGCCACCTGCGTGGGCGCGCCGCTGTTCGCCACGCTGGGCTCGCGCATCGACCGCAGGCTGTTGCTGGCCGGCTCGCTGCTGGTCTATGGGGTGATGCACCTGGCCGCGGCGCTGGCCCCGAGCTTTGCCGCACTGATGGCGATCCGCTTCCTGACCGCGATCGGGGCGGCCATCTATACGCCGCAGACCGCGGCCACGCTGCCGCTGCTGGTCAATGCGCAGACCCGCGGGCGCGCCATCAGCTTCGTGTTCCTGGGCTGGAGCGTCGCCAGCGTGGTGGGCGTGCCGCTGGGGACGTGGATTTCCAGCACGCTGGGCTGGCGCGTCAGCATGGCGCTGGTCGGGGTGATGGCGCTGCTGGTGGCGGCGGCGGTATGGCGCGCGCTGCCGCGCGGGCTGATGGTGCCGCCGGCCGGGCGCGAGGCCTGGGGCGCGGTGCTGCGCCACAAGCCGGTGATGCTGGTGGTGCTGACCACCATGATCTCGTCGGCGGGCATGTTTACGCTGTTTACCTATATCGCGCCGCTGATGCGCGACGTCTATGGCATCAGCGGCGGCGCGCTCAGCCTGATGTTCCTGGCCTACGGTGCCTGCGGGGTGTTCGGCAACGCCATGGCGGCGTCGCGCATGGACCGGGTCACGCCGAGCCGGATCGTGCAGGTGACGCTGCTGACCTCGATCACGGCGATGGTGCTGTGGCCGCTGGCCGGGCTGGGCAGCGTGGCGCTGGTGGCGCTGTTCATGCTGTGGGGCGTGGGCGGCTTTGCCACCAACAGCGCGCAGCAGGCGCGGCTGGTGCTGCTGGCGCCGGAGCGGGCCTCGGTGTCGATCTCGCTGAACTCCTCGTCGATCTACCTGGGGCAGGCCGCCGGTGCCATGGCGGGCGCGGCGATCTATACCCTGGCCGGCCCGGACACGCTGCACTGGGGCGCGGCGGCGCTGATGCTGGCGGCGCTGGCGGTGTCGCAGCGCGCGCGCCTGCTGGGCTGCCGCTGGCAGCCGGCGCACGCGGCGCGGCAGCTCTGATTCCGGTCTGGGGTTCCGGTCTGAAACGGGCGCCGCGATCCCCCGCCGGCGCCTTGTGAGGAACCGCACCAAGCACTTGTCCACAGCCTTATCCGCCCCGTTATCCTCAGGGATATCCGCAGCTTATCCACATCCCTTTCCACAACCACGAAGCGGGGGCGCACGTGAGCGATTCGAGACCTTGGCCGGGCCTTGCGCGCGTGCTGGCGGTCAGCCTGGGCAAGGCCATCCCGCTGGTGGTGGCGGGCGCGGGCACCGAGGCGGTGGTGCTGTCGGGCATCCGCAAGCATCCGGTCAGCACGCTGCTGCATCCGCTGCGGGTCCAGGTGCAGCCACTGGGCCTGGCGGGCGACGAGCAGGGCGACCTGACCGTGCACGGCGGCCTCGACAAGGCGGTCTACGCCTACCCGTCCGAGCACTACGCGTGGTGGAATGCCCGCCGCCGCGCCTGCGCGCAGCCTGACTCCGGCCCGCCGCTGCCCTACGGCGCGATGGGGGAAAACCTGACGCTGGAGGGTTTGCTGGAGTCCGCGCTATGGATCGGCGACCTGGTGCGGGTCGGCACCGCCCTGCTGCGGGTGGAAGCGCCGCGCCAGCCCTGCTACAAGTTCAACGCCGCGCTGGGCTACCGCCACGCGGTGCGCGACATGGTGCAGAGCGGCTACTCCGGGGTCTACCTCAGCGTGGTGCTGAAGGGCGAAGTGCGCGCCGGCGACGCGGTGATTGTGCAGGCCGGACCACGGGAATTGTCGGTCGACAGCGTAAATCAGTGGCGCCGCGATGGCCGGCGGCAGCTTTTCTGATAATGTTTGTCTAACCATACAAGCGCCCCGCTACACACATCTCCGGCCTCCCCTGTGGCCCGGACGGCGTTTGCCGGCGCCGGGCATTACCAGACCCTTGCACCTCTGTAACGGACTGTAATACGCGGCGCTGGCTCCGGCGGGCGAAGCGCGGTACTAGTAGAGTCTTTGCGCGACACGCACCGGCAACATCTGGGCACAACATGCCGGGCGGTACACGGGGAGTGGCGCTGAAGACGCGGGGCAGAGGGTCCACACAACATGAAATCTGACAGGATCGACCAGCCCAAGGGCTTCGTCGACAGCAACTGGAGGGCGGCCGCCGGGACCGGGCGCGGCCGCGTGTCGCCGTGGCTGGCGGTGGTCGTAGTGCTGGCCGTCGCCGGGTTGGGCTGGTTTGCGTGGCGCACGTGGCTGGCGCCGAAGCCCGCGCCCAAGCCGCCCGCGGCCGCCGTCGTGTCTACCGCGCCGGTGCAGCAGGGCGACGTGCCGCTGCAGGTCTCGGCCAACGGCAATGTCACGGCGCTGTCCACGGTGGAGGTGCGGCCGCAGGTGTCCAGCACCGTGCGCACCGTCCATATCAAGGAAGGCCAGACCGTCAAGCCGGGCGACCTGCTGTTCTCGCTCGATACCCGCATGGACGAGGCCAACCTGGCCAAGGCGCAGGCGCAGCTGCTGCGCGACCAGGCCGACCTGGCCGATGCGCGCCGCGCGCTGGCGCGCAGCCAGGAGCTGCTGCAGCGCAATTTCATTTCGAAGAGCGCGGTCGATACCGCGCAGGCGCGGGCCGACGGCCTGGCCGCCACCGTGCGCGCCGACCAGGCCGCGATCGAGGCCAGCCGCGTGGCGGTGAGCTATGGCGCCATCCGCGCCACCATCAGCGGCCGCACCGGCGTGATCAACGCCTTCCCGGGCTCGCTGGTACTGCCCAACAGCACCCAGCCGATGGTCACCATCGCCCAGGTGCAGCCGATCGCCGTCACCTTCAGCCTGCCCGAACGCCAGCTGGCCGCGCTGCGCGGGGCGCTGCGCGCCGGCCCGGTGCAAGTCACCGCGCAGCCCAACGACGGCAACCCGGCGCCGGTGACCGGCCGCATCAGCTTCGTCGACAACACCGTCGATCCCCAGTACGGCACCATCCGCGTCAAGGCGCAGTTCGACAATGAAGAACAGCGGCTGTGGCCGGGCACCTATGCCACCGTCAGCGCCGTGGTGCAGACCCTGAAAAACGCGCTGTCGGTGCCGCCGCAGGCAGTGGTGACCGGCCCCGAGGGGCGTTTCGTCTATGTGGTGCAACCCGACAGCAAGGTGGCGCGCGTGCCGGTGCGGGTGGTGACGACTACCGCCGCCGCGGCCGTGGTCGAGGGCGTGCAGCCCGGCGCCCGCGTGGTGGTGGAAGGCACGCAGAACCTGCGCCCCGGCGCGCTGGTGCGCGAGGCCGCGGCCCGCGGCGCCTCGGCCGCCGACGCTGCCCGCCCTGCCAGCGCGGGGCACTGAGCCATGACGCTCTCCGAACTCTGCATCCGCCGTCCGGTGATGACGGTGCTGCTGTGCCTGGCGGTGGTGGTCACCGGCATCGTGCTGTATCCGACCATTCCCATTGCGGCGCTGCCCAGCTTCAACTCGCCGGTGATCCAGGTCACCGCCACCCTGCCCGGCGCCAGCCCCGAGACCATGGCCGCGTCGGTGGCCACGCAGCTGGAGAAACAGTTCGCGACGATTCCGGGCGTGTCGGTGATCAGCTCGTCGAACACGCTCGGCAACTCCAGCATCACCATCGAGTTCAACAGCGACCGCGATATCGACGATGCGGCCGTCGACGTGCAAGCGGCGCTGTTCCGCGCGCAGCGTTCGCTGCCGATCGAGATGACGACGCCGCCGTCGTACCGCAAGGTCAACCCGGCCGACGCGCCGGTGCTGCTGCTGGCGATCAACTCGCCGGCAATGAGCCTGGCCGACCTGAACGCCTTCGGCGACAACCTGATCTCGCCGACGCTGGCAACGCTGCCGGGCGTGGCGCAGGTGCAGATCTTCGGGCAGAAGCGCTTTGCGGTGCGCGTGCGCGCGCACCCGGACGCGCTCGCTGCGCGCGGCCTGACGCTGGATGAACTGGCCACCGCGCTGAACCGCGCCAACGCCAACACGCCGGTGGGCACGCTCGACAGCGCGCGCCAGACCCTGACGATCCAGGCCAACCGGCAGCTGACCAGTGCCGACGCCTTCCGCAATATCATCGTCGCCAGCCAGCCCAACGGCGCGCTGGTGCGGCTGTCCGACGTGGCCGAGGTCGAGGACAGCGTCGAAACCATCAAGACCGGCAGCTGGCTCAACAACGAGCGCTCGATCGTGCTGGCGGTGCTGCGCCAGCCCGACGCCAATACCGTCGCCGTGGTCGACGCCATCCATGCCGCCCTGCCCCGCCTGATCCAGCAGATGCCGGGCTCGATCAACGTGTCGGTGGTCAACGACCGCTCGCGCTCGATCCGCGAATCGATCCACGACGTGCAGTTCACGCTGGCGCTGACGGTGGCGCTGGTGGTGATGGTGATCTTCCTGTTCCTGCGCCGCGCCGCGGCCACGCTGATCCCGACGGTGTCGCTGCCGATCTCGCTGATCGGCACGGTGGCCTTGATGAAAGCGTTCGGCTACAGCCTGGACAACGTCTCGCTGCTGGCGATCACGCTCGCGGTGGGGCTGGTGGTCGACGACGCCATCGTCATGCTCGAGAACATCGTGCGCCATATCGAGGAAGGCGTGCCGCCGCTGAAGGCGGCGCTGGTGGGCTCGCGCGAGATGGGCTTCACCATCCTGTCGATCTCGATCTCGCTGGTGGCAGTGTTTATCCCGATCTTCTTCATGCCGGGCGTGATCGGGCTGCTGTTCCACGAATTCGCCGCGGTGGTGTCGCTGTCGATCCTGGTGTCGGCGCTGGTGTCGCTGACGCTGATCCCGATGCTGTGCGCGCGCTTCCTGTCGGCCGAGAACGTGCCGGTGGACGAGTCGCACCACGCCTATGGCGACCACCCGCCGGGCCAGCCGGCCAAGCCCGCGGTGGCGCAGAAGCAGACCCTGGGCATGCGCTCGACGCAGTGGTTCGAGAACCTGTTCGAGTTCACGCTGCACCGCTATGCGCGCGGGCTGGACTGGTGCCTGGCGCACCGGCGCACCGTGCTGGTGGCGGCGGGCCTGACCTTCGTGCTGACCGCGGTGCTGTTCGTCGCCATTCCCAAGGGCTTCTTCCCGGAAGAGGATATCGGCCAGATCCGCGTCAACGCCGAAGGGCCGCAGGATATTTCGTTCGATGCCATGTCAGAGCGGTTGCGCGACGCGGCCGAGCGCATGCGCGCCAACCCGGCGGTCAAGAGCATCGTGGTGGCCATCGGCGGCGGCCCGTCGCCGGCCATCAACACCGGGCGCATGTTCGTCGAACTGAAGCCGCGCGGCGAGCGCGCCGCCATGCCCAAGGTGATCGAGTCACTGCGGCGCGACGTTGCCGGCGTGCCGGGCCTGGCGGTGTACTTCGCGCCGGTGCAGAACCTGCAGCTGGGCGGGCGCCAGAGCAAGAGCCGCTACCAGTACACGCTGCAGAGCGTGAAGGCCGGGCAGCTGCAGGATTACTCCGACCAGCTGATGGCGAAGATGCGCGCCGACAGCCTGTTCCGCGACGTCACCAGCGACTCGCAGCAGTCCGGCCTCGAAGCCCACCTGACCATCGACCGCGACAAGGCCAATGCGCTGGGCGTGCAGATGCAGGACGTGCGCACCGCGCTGTATTCGGCCTTCGGCGAGCGCCAGGTGTCGACCATCTACACGCCGATCGACAACTACTACGTGATCCTGCAGGCGGCCGATGTCGACCGCACCGACGAAAGCGCGTTCTCCAAGCTCTATGTGCGCAGCAAGACCGGGCAGATGGTGCCGGTGTCGGCCTTCGCCACCACCGAGCGCCGGGTCGGCCCGATCGCGGTCAACCACCAGGGCCAGCTGCCGTCGGTGACGGTGTCGTTCAACCTGGCCCCGGGCGCGGCGCTGGGCGACGCCTCGGCGCGCATCGACCGCTACAAGCAGGAGATCGCGATGCCGACCTCGATCTTCACCAGCTGGGGCGGCGACGCGGCGGTGTTCCAGTCGTCGCAGGCGACACAGATCGTGCTGCTGGTGGCGGCGATCGCGGTGATCTACACGCTGCTGGGGGTGCTGTACGAGAGCTACATCCACCCGCTCACCATCCTGGCGGGCCTGCCGTCCGCGGCGGTGGGGGCGTTGCTGACGCTCTTTATCTTCAACGTCGAGCTGTCGCTGATCGCGGTGATCGGCGTGCTGATGCTGATCGGCATCGTCAAGAAGAACGCGATCATGATGATCGACTTCGCGCTGGCGGCGCAGCGCGAACAGGGCATGACGCCGGCCCGGGCGATCCGGCAGGCGTGCCTGCTGCGCTTCCGGCCGATCATGATGACCACCTTCGCCGCGGTGATGGGCGCGCTGCCGCTGGCGCTGGGCCTGGGCGCCGGCGCCGAGCTGCGCCAGCCGCTGGGCCTGGCGGTGGTCGGCGGGCTGCTGTTCTCGCAGGTGATCACGCTGTTCATCACGCCGGTGATCTACCTGGCGCTGGACAAGTTCTCCGGCACCGGGCCGCTGCAGATCGACGCGGAAGGCAACAAGCTGCCGGAGAAGGTGTCCGCGGAGGCGGTGCGGCAGCACTGACGCCTTCCGTCGCCTGCCGGTTTGCTCCCCTCTCCCGCGAAGTGGGAGAGGGGCAGGGGGTGAGGGTAGGCGCTGGCATACCGACGTCCTGAACTTCGTCGGTACTCCGGCCCTCACCCCCACCCCTCTCCCACTTCGCGGGCGAGGGGAGCGTCCACCCAGGACGGCAGCATTCTCCAGCCCCTTGCCTGTTCCCACTTCCACCAGACCCTAGCGAATATGTGGCATCCCAGCCACATTCCCAGCGGCGTTGATCTAAGCCCTTTACCTATCAGACTTAAATGATAATAATTCTCGTTAACTAAAACGGCGTCACCCGCGGCTAGCCTGCCGGGCAGCGCCTCCACGCGAGCCAGCCACCCTTTACGGTTTTCCGCCAGCCAGCGTTCGATTTCTTTGGGGAGAATCCATGAAACGTCGCTGCCTGGCGCACCTGCGCGCCACCGTCCGGGTCACGCCAGTTGCCGCCGTCTGCGCGGCGCTGGGCGCGCCAGCCATTGCCGCGGACGGCGCTGGCAACACCACTACGCTGGCTGCACTGAATGAGGTGGTGGTCACCGCCACCCGCACCGAAGAACGCGCCGATGCGGTGGCGTCCACCATCACCACGC
It encodes the following:
- a CDS encoding D-2-hydroxyacid dehydrogenase family protein is translated as MKIAVLDDYQDAVRKLPCFSLLEGHDVKVFNNTVKGVGQLAARLSDVEAVVLIRERTRITRQLLEKLPKLKLISQTGRVGAGPGSHIDLDAATDRGVAVLEGVGSPVAPAELTWALIMAAQRRIPQYVASLKHGAWQQSGLKSTTMPPNFGLGQVLRGQTLGIWGYGKIGRLLAGYGRAFGMKVLVWGREASQQAARADGLEVAASKEQLFADSDVLSLHLRLNDDTRGIVKQADLTAMKPTALFVNTSRAELLEENALVTALNRGRPGMAAVDVFESEPILQGHALLRMENCICTPHLGYVERDSYELYFRTAFQNILDVLDGKHDCIVNPKALAPVLTR
- a CDS encoding MFS transporter: MDPRLVTLCVGNFVIGTGAMIVTGMLNDIAGDFGLGAASAGQLISVFALATCVGAPLFATLGSRIDRRLLLAGSLLVYGVMHLAAALAPSFAALMAIRFLTAIGAAIYTPQTAATLPLLVNAQTRGRAISFVFLGWSVASVVGVPLGTWISSTLGWRVSMALVGVMALLVAAAVWRALPRGLMVPPAGREAWGAVLRHKPVMLVVLTTMISSAGMFTLFTYIAPLMRDVYGISGGALSLMFLAYGACGVFGNAMAASRMDRVTPSRIVQVTLLTSITAMVLWPLAGLGSVALVALFMLWGVGGFATNSAQQARLVLLAPERASVSISLNSSSIYLGQAAGAMAGAAIYTLAGPDTLHWGAAALMLAALAVSQRARLLGCRWQPAHAARQL
- a CDS encoding MOSC domain-containing protein; its protein translation is MSDSRPWPGLARVLAVSLGKAIPLVVAGAGTEAVVLSGIRKHPVSTLLHPLRVQVQPLGLAGDEQGDLTVHGGLDKAVYAYPSEHYAWWNARRRACAQPDSGPPLPYGAMGENLTLEGLLESALWIGDLVRVGTALLRVEAPRQPCYKFNAALGYRHAVRDMVQSGYSGVYLSVVLKGEVRAGDAVIVQAGPRELSVDSVNQWRRDGRRQLF
- a CDS encoding efflux RND transporter periplasmic adaptor subunit; translation: MKSDRIDQPKGFVDSNWRAAAGTGRGRVSPWLAVVVVLAVAGLGWFAWRTWLAPKPAPKPPAAAVVSTAPVQQGDVPLQVSANGNVTALSTVEVRPQVSSTVRTVHIKEGQTVKPGDLLFSLDTRMDEANLAKAQAQLLRDQADLADARRALARSQELLQRNFISKSAVDTAQARADGLAATVRADQAAIEASRVAVSYGAIRATISGRTGVINAFPGSLVLPNSTQPMVTIAQVQPIAVTFSLPERQLAALRGALRAGPVQVTAQPNDGNPAPVTGRISFVDNTVDPQYGTIRVKAQFDNEEQRLWPGTYATVSAVVQTLKNALSVPPQAVVTGPEGRFVYVVQPDSKVARVPVRVVTTTAAAAVVEGVQPGARVVVEGTQNLRPGALVREAAARGASAADAARPASAGH
- a CDS encoding efflux RND transporter permease subunit, producing MTLSELCIRRPVMTVLLCLAVVVTGIVLYPTIPIAALPSFNSPVIQVTATLPGASPETMAASVATQLEKQFATIPGVSVISSSNTLGNSSITIEFNSDRDIDDAAVDVQAALFRAQRSLPIEMTTPPSYRKVNPADAPVLLLAINSPAMSLADLNAFGDNLISPTLATLPGVAQVQIFGQKRFAVRVRAHPDALAARGLTLDELATALNRANANTPVGTLDSARQTLTIQANRQLTSADAFRNIIVASQPNGALVRLSDVAEVEDSVETIKTGSWLNNERSIVLAVLRQPDANTVAVVDAIHAALPRLIQQMPGSINVSVVNDRSRSIRESIHDVQFTLALTVALVVMVIFLFLRRAAATLIPTVSLPISLIGTVALMKAFGYSLDNVSLLAITLAVGLVVDDAIVMLENIVRHIEEGVPPLKAALVGSREMGFTILSISISLVAVFIPIFFMPGVIGLLFHEFAAVVSLSILVSALVSLTLIPMLCARFLSAENVPVDESHHAYGDHPPGQPAKPAVAQKQTLGMRSTQWFENLFEFTLHRYARGLDWCLAHRRTVLVAAGLTFVLTAVLFVAIPKGFFPEEDIGQIRVNAEGPQDISFDAMSERLRDAAERMRANPAVKSIVVAIGGGPSPAINTGRMFVELKPRGERAAMPKVIESLRRDVAGVPGLAVYFAPVQNLQLGGRQSKSRYQYTLQSVKAGQLQDYSDQLMAKMRADSLFRDVTSDSQQSGLEAHLTIDRDKANALGVQMQDVRTALYSAFGERQVSTIYTPIDNYYVILQAADVDRTDESAFSKLYVRSKTGQMVPVSAFATTERRVGPIAVNHQGQLPSVTVSFNLAPGAALGDASARIDRYKQEIAMPTSIFTSWGGDAAVFQSSQATQIVLLVAAIAVIYTLLGVLYESYIHPLTILAGLPSAAVGALLTLFIFNVELSLIAVIGVLMLIGIVKKNAIMMIDFALAAQREQGMTPARAIRQACLLRFRPIMMTTFAAVMGALPLALGLGAGAELRQPLGLAVVGGLLFSQVITLFITPVIYLALDKFSGTGPLQIDAEGNKLPEKVSAEAVRQH